One genomic window of Triplophysa rosa linkage group LG11, Trosa_1v2, whole genome shotgun sequence includes the following:
- the trim35-13 gene encoding zinc-binding protein A33 isoform X1, with the protein MATKQSHLEEDLSCPICGSIFEKPVVLFCRHRFCKRCLESLWNGVGACECPLCCQPSSMGELVVNTTLEKTCEGFLKERSKNDPLACKEHGERLSLFCLEDLEPTCSKCKSLGNHKGHRLYALDEASQDCKEELKNALKPLREKLKLFQKAKLTCEQTAEHIKNQADHTESQIRVEFETLHQFLRDEEASRLSMLKQEKLQKSQIMKDKIEDLENDITSLTNTIRSIEQEMRAQDIPFLKNYKDTIKRTWRIPQDPEMVTRSLLDVAKYLGSLKFKVWERMKDIITYTPVILDPNTAASCFLLSEDLTTLQCCAQTYNIPDNTERFDVSAEMLASEGFSCGRHSWDVEVKNNTYWVIGVASASINRKGKHVLTPAEGFWTIRLRNGEYKACTAPWSPLNLNRELQVVRVVLDMDRCKVTFYDPRERTPLFNFTDIIIPRAFPYFCSACKEHPLRVLPARVSVSVD; encoded by the exons ATGGCTACCAAGCAATCCCATCTTGAAGAAGACCTCTCCTGCCCCATCTGTGGAAGCATCTTTGAAAAGCCGGTGGTGCTGTTTTGCAGACATCGCTTCTGTAAACGCTGTCTGGAGAGCCTGTGGAACGGCGTGGGAGCTTGCGAATGTCCTCTCTGCTGTCAGCCATCATCTATGGGAGAGCTCGTAGTCAACACCACGCTCGAGAAGACCTGCGAAGGATTTCTGAAGGAGCGCTCCAAAAACGATCCTTTGGCATGCAAGGAGCATGGAGAGAGATTGAGTCTCTTCTGTTTGGAGGACCTGGAACCCACTTGTAGCAAATGCAAGTCTCTGGGCAACCACAAGGGTCACAGGTTATACGCTTTAGATGAGGCCTCACAGGACTGTAAG gAGGAACTCAAAAACGCACTAAAACCACTTCGAGAAAAGCTGAAGCTCTTCCAGAAAGCTAAACTTACCTGCGAGCAAACAGCAGAGCACATTAAG AATCAGGCAGATCATACAGAGAGCCAGATACGAGTCGAGTTTGAGACGCTGCATCAGTTCCTGCGGGATGAGGAGGCATCCAGGCTTTCCATGTTAAAGCAAGAGAAACTTCAGAAGAGCCAGATAATGAAAGACAAGATTGAAGATCTGGAAAACGACATCACATCTCTCACCAACACTATAAGAAGTATCGAACAGGAGATGAGAGCTCAGGACATACCGTTCCTCAAG AATTACAAAGACACTATAAAAAG AACCTGGCGTATTCCCCAGGATCCAGAGATGGTAACACGCTCTCTCCTTGATGTAGCAAAATACCTGGGCTCCTTGAAGTTTAAAGTCTGGGAAAGAATGAAGGATATTATTACATATA CTCCAGTGATCCTCGACCCAAACACCGCAGCGAGCTGTTTCCTCCTGTCAGAAGATCTCACCACATTACAGTGCTGTGCTCAGACCTATAACATCCCAGACAACACCGAGCGCTTCGATGTGAGTGCTGAGATGCTGGCCAGCGAGGGCTTCAGCTGCGGCCGCCACAGCTGGGACGTGGAGGTCAAAAACAACACCTACTGGGTCATCGGAGTGGCAAGCGCGTCCATCAACCGGAAGGGAAAGCACGTGCTGACCCCGGCGGAAGGATTCTGGACCATCCGACTGCGTAATGGAGAGTACAAAGCCTGCACCGCCCCGTGGTCTCCGCTCAATCTGAACAGGGAGCTGCAGGTCGTGAGGGTTGTATTGGACATGGACAGATGTAAGGTGACGTTCTATGACCCACGGGAGAGAACGCCGCTGTTCAACTTCACAGACATCATCATTCCGAGAGCATTCCCGTACTTCTGCAGCGCCTGTAAGGAACACCCGTTGAGAGTGTTGCCGGCGAGGGTGTCTGTAAGCGTAGACTGA
- the trim35-13 gene encoding zinc-binding protein A33 isoform X2, producing MATKQSHLEEDLSCPICGSIFEKPVVLFCRHRFCKRCLESLWNGVGACECPLCCQPSSMGELVVNTTLEKTCEGFLKERSKNDPLACKEHGERLSLFCLEDLEPTCSKCKSLGNHKGHRLYALDEASQDCKEELKNALKPLREKLKLFQKAKLTCEQTAEHIKADHTESQIRVEFETLHQFLRDEEASRLSMLKQEKLQKSQIMKDKIEDLENDITSLTNTIRSIEQEMRAQDIPFLKNYKDTIKRTWRIPQDPEMVTRSLLDVAKYLGSLKFKVWERMKDIITYTPVILDPNTAASCFLLSEDLTTLQCCAQTYNIPDNTERFDVSAEMLASEGFSCGRHSWDVEVKNNTYWVIGVASASINRKGKHVLTPAEGFWTIRLRNGEYKACTAPWSPLNLNRELQVVRVVLDMDRCKVTFYDPRERTPLFNFTDIIIPRAFPYFCSACKEHPLRVLPARVSVSVD from the exons ATGGCTACCAAGCAATCCCATCTTGAAGAAGACCTCTCCTGCCCCATCTGTGGAAGCATCTTTGAAAAGCCGGTGGTGCTGTTTTGCAGACATCGCTTCTGTAAACGCTGTCTGGAGAGCCTGTGGAACGGCGTGGGAGCTTGCGAATGTCCTCTCTGCTGTCAGCCATCATCTATGGGAGAGCTCGTAGTCAACACCACGCTCGAGAAGACCTGCGAAGGATTTCTGAAGGAGCGCTCCAAAAACGATCCTTTGGCATGCAAGGAGCATGGAGAGAGATTGAGTCTCTTCTGTTTGGAGGACCTGGAACCCACTTGTAGCAAATGCAAGTCTCTGGGCAACCACAAGGGTCACAGGTTATACGCTTTAGATGAGGCCTCACAGGACTGTAAG gAGGAACTCAAAAACGCACTAAAACCACTTCGAGAAAAGCTGAAGCTCTTCCAGAAAGCTAAACTTACCTGCGAGCAAACAGCAGAGCACATTAAG GCAGATCATACAGAGAGCCAGATACGAGTCGAGTTTGAGACGCTGCATCAGTTCCTGCGGGATGAGGAGGCATCCAGGCTTTCCATGTTAAAGCAAGAGAAACTTCAGAAGAGCCAGATAATGAAAGACAAGATTGAAGATCTGGAAAACGACATCACATCTCTCACCAACACTATAAGAAGTATCGAACAGGAGATGAGAGCTCAGGACATACCGTTCCTCAAG AATTACAAAGACACTATAAAAAG AACCTGGCGTATTCCCCAGGATCCAGAGATGGTAACACGCTCTCTCCTTGATGTAGCAAAATACCTGGGCTCCTTGAAGTTTAAAGTCTGGGAAAGAATGAAGGATATTATTACATATA CTCCAGTGATCCTCGACCCAAACACCGCAGCGAGCTGTTTCCTCCTGTCAGAAGATCTCACCACATTACAGTGCTGTGCTCAGACCTATAACATCCCAGACAACACCGAGCGCTTCGATGTGAGTGCTGAGATGCTGGCCAGCGAGGGCTTCAGCTGCGGCCGCCACAGCTGGGACGTGGAGGTCAAAAACAACACCTACTGGGTCATCGGAGTGGCAAGCGCGTCCATCAACCGGAAGGGAAAGCACGTGCTGACCCCGGCGGAAGGATTCTGGACCATCCGACTGCGTAATGGAGAGTACAAAGCCTGCACCGCCCCGTGGTCTCCGCTCAATCTGAACAGGGAGCTGCAGGTCGTGAGGGTTGTATTGGACATGGACAGATGTAAGGTGACGTTCTATGACCCACGGGAGAGAACGCCGCTGTTCAACTTCACAGACATCATCATTCCGAGAGCATTCCCGTACTTCTGCAGCGCCTGTAAGGAACACCCGTTGAGAGTGTTGCCGGCGAGGGTGTCTGTAAGCGTAGACTGA
- the slc27a1a gene encoding long-chain fatty acid transport protein 1a, which produces MRYVSSGSLSLGSLGLLRLFGASWSWSLAAGLGVYFGTGGWKFLYVAIRTAKRDINGLNVLLRVKIALWRHIRNGDTIPSIFAKTVAKHPDKPAFVYEATGEAWTFAQLDQISNAVAHWALSQGWTSGDVVALFMESRPLQVALWLGLAKVGVEAALINFNLRRDSLLHCMGVSASRALVFGAELADALYEVSPSLSENMVRFCTGDLRPDQLAALKSQPLDSILASAPRHPPLCTPTKGINDRLFYIYTSGTTGLPKAAIVVHSRYFRIAAFGYHSFRMRPDDIIYDCLPLYHSAGNIMGVGQCLIHGLTVVVKKKFSASRFWEDCIKHNCTVVQYIGEICRYLLSQPVRPSERQHRVRLAVGNGLRPSVWEAFMERFGVKEIGEFYGATECNCSIANMDGKVGACGFNSRILPNVYPIRLVKVNEETMELVRDKHGLCLPCQPGEPGLLVGRINQQDPLRRFDGYANQDATRKKIAHNVFKKNDSAYLSGDVLVMDELGYMYFRDRSGDTFRWKGENVSTTEVEGTLSSLLRQTDVAVFGVTVQGVEGKAGMAAIADSTGSFNCESFLKEVQQALPPYARPVFLRISPCVDTTGTFKIQKTRLQREGYDPRLTNDQIYFFNSRAVRYELMTEEMYNTFEEGRISL; this is translated from the exons ATGCGCTATGTGTCGAGCGGCTCGCTGTCTCTCGGGTCTCTGGGTCTGCTCCGTCTCTTCGGGGCGTCCTGGTCCTGGAGCCTCGCTGCGGGTCTGGGGGTTTATTTTGGGACTGGAGGGTGGAAGTTCTTATATGTTGCCATTCGCACGGCTAAAAGGGACATCAA CGGTCTGAATGTGCTCTTGAGGGTTAAAATTGCACTATGGCGTCACATTCGCAACGGAGACACCATACCCTCCATCTTTGCAAAAACTGTGGCTAAGCACCCGGACAAACCAGCGTTCGTGTATGAAGCCACCGGTGAAGCATGGACCTTCGCCCAGTTAGACCAGATCTCCAATGCTGTGGCCCACTGGGCGCTGAGCCAGGGCTGGACCTCAGGGGATGTGGTGGCGCTTTTCATGGAAAGCCGGCCGCTCCAGGTGGCACTCTGGCTCGGTCTGGCCAAAGTGGGCGTGGAGGCTGCGCTGATCAACTTCAACCTCCGGCGGGATTCGCTGTTGCACTGTATGGGCGTGTCTGCATCTCGAGCGCTGGTGTTTGGAGCAGAGCTGGCAGACG CTTTGTATGAAGTGAGCCCCTCTTTGAGTGAGAACATGGTCCGGTTCTGCACGGGCGATCTGAGACCAGACCAGTTAGCAGCTCTGAAGTCTCAACCTCTCGACTCCATTCTGGCTTCTGCTCCCCGACACCCACCGCTCTGCACCCCGACCAAGGGCATCAATG ATCGTTTGTTCTACATCTACACATCCGGCACCACAGGACTCCCTAAAGCTGCTATAGTGGTGCACAGTCG CTATTTCAGGATTGCTGCTTTTGGGTACCATTCTTTTCGGATGCGCCCAGATGACATTATCTATGACTGTTTACCCCTTTACCATTCAGCAG GTAATATCATGGGGGTGGGCCAGTGTTTAATTCATGGTTTAACTGTGGTGGTCAAGAAGAAGTTTTCTGCAAGTCGCTTTTGGGAAGACTGCATTAAACACAACTGTACT GTTGTGCAGTATATAGGGGAGATCTGCCGATATTTGCTGTCTCAGCCCGTGCGCCCATCAGAGCGTCAGCACCGGGTTCGATTAGCTGTAGGGAATGGATTACGGCCCAGCGTGTGGGAGGCTTTCATGGAGCGTTTTGGAGTAAAAGAGATTGGAGAGTTCTATGGAGCAACAGAGTGTAACTGTAGCATTGCCAATATGGATGGCAAG GTTGGAGCTTGTGGGTTTAACAGTCGCATTCTGCCAAACGTGTACCCCATCCGGTTGGTAAAAGTGAATGAGGAGACCATGGAACTGGTACGAGACAAGCATGGATTGTGTTTGCCTTGTCAACCTG GAGAGCCTGGGCTGCTGGTGGGGAGGATAAACCAGCAGGATCCTCTGCGACGCTTCGACGGCTATGCCAATCAGGATGCCACCAGGAAGAAGATTGCCCACAACGTGTTCAAGAAAAACGACTCTGCATATCTGTCAG GTGACGTTTTGGTGATGGATGAACTTGGATACATGTATTTCCGGGACCGCAGCGGTGATACTTTCCGTTGGAAGGGCGAGAACGTCTCAACTACTGAGGTGGAGGGAACGTTGAGCAGTCTGTTGAGACAGACTGATGTGGCAGTGTTTGGAGTAACAGTACAAG GTGTGGAGGGGAAGGCTggaatggctgccatcgctgaTTCAACCGGAAGCTTTAACTGTGAATCTTTCCTGAAGGAGGTTCAGCAAGCTCTGCCTCCATATGCACGGCCGGTGTTTCTGCGTATCTCACCATGTGTTGATACCACAG GAACGTTTAAAATTCAGAAGACCAGATTGCAGAGGGAAGGGTACGACCCACGGCTCACAAATGACCAGATCTACTTTTTCAACTCCAGAGCAGTCCGATACGAGCTCATGACCGAAGAGATGTATAATACTTTCGAAGAAGGCCGGATATCTCTTTGA
- the ptger1c gene encoding prostaglandin E receptor 1c (subtype EP1), translating to MDVLFTSSFPVLCHHNLTAPCSDNQTANSTSPALVNPPAFGMSYFTMTLGTLSNLTALAILAHSYTRFRRRAKAPFLLLASSLLLSDLAGHVITGALALHLHLGRVKHHGKAVILEPPQAYCKLFGACMVFFGLCPLMLGSVMAVERCVGITQPLLHSTVVTIARIRLAILLIASTALSLAGLPLLNVGDYKPQFPGTWCFLPVYGSLSTADASLALAFSTLGIVSLTVSVLSNTISGMQLLQARFKDKCVKSSIARRQGSVSSSSLRSLDVEMMTQLAVITVVSCICWSPFLIYILISVIKFYEGISRLEHQCEELLLLALRLASWNQILDPWVYILLRRAVLRRILHLLQPERVMFTQSISYRD from the exons ATGGATGTTCTTTTCACATCCTCCTTCCCTGTATTATGCCACCACAATCTCACGGCTCCCTGCTCCGACAACCAAACCGCAAACTCCACATCTCCCGCTCTGGTTAACCCACCAGCTTTTGGAATGTCCTACTTTACCATGACCCTCGGCACACTCTCAAACCTCACGGCTCTGGCCATCCTAGCCCATTCCTACACCCGCTTCCGTCGTCGTGCCAAAGCCCCGTTCCTATTGCTGGCTTCATCCCTGCTTCTGAGTGACCTGGCGGGTCACGTGATCACAGGGGCCCTGGCACTGCACCTTCATTTGGGAAGAGTAAAGCATCACGGGAAGGCAGTGATCCTAGAGCCTCCACAGGCATACTGTAAACTGTTCGGGGCTTGCATGGTGTTTTTTGGTCTTTGCCCTCTGATGCTGGGAAGCGTGATGGCGGTGGAGCGTTGCGTAGGGATCACGCAACCTCTCCTGCACTCCACCGTGGTTACCATCGCACGCATCCGCCTCGCCATACTGCTAATCGCCTCCACGGCTCTCAGTTTAGCGGGACTCCCCCTGCTGAACGTGGGGGATTACAAACCACAGTTCCCCGGTACCTGGTGCTTTTTACCAGTGTATGGTTCACTTTCCACAGCAGATGCAAGCCTGGCCTTGGCTTTTTCCACATTGGGGATTGTCTCATTGACAGTCTCTGTTCTTTCGAATACAATAAGTGGGATGCAGTTGCTCCAGGCGAGGTTTAAGGATAAGTGTGTTAAGTCAAGCATTGCTAGGAGACAAGGGTCAGTCTCCTCCTCATCCCTACGTTCCCTGGACGTGGAGATGATGACACAGTTGGCCGTCATAACCGTGGTGTCCTGCATCTGCTGGAGTCCCTTTCTT ATTTACATCCTTATATCTGTGATCAAGTTTTATGAAGGGATCTCCAGACTGGAGCACCAGTGTGAGGAGCTGCTTCTACTGGCCCTGCGTTTGGCTAGCTGGAATCAGATTCTGGATCCGTGGGTTTACATCCTCCTGCGGCGAGCGGTCCTGCGCAGAATTCTGCATCTGTTGCAGCCCGAAAGAGTCATGTTCACACAGAGCATCTCCTACAGAGATTAG